In Dromiciops gliroides isolate mDroGli1 chromosome 4, mDroGli1.pri, whole genome shotgun sequence, one DNA window encodes the following:
- the SRSF2 gene encoding serine/arginine-rich splicing factor 2 isoform X1: protein MSYGRPPPDVEGMTSLKVDNLTYRTSPDTLRRVFEKYGRVGDVYIPRDRYTKESRGFAFVRFHDKRDAEDAMDAMDGAVLDGRELRVQMARYGRPPDSHHSRRGPPPRRYGGGGYGRRSRSPRRRRRSRSRSRSRSRSRSRSRYSRSKSRSRTRSRSRSTSKSRSARRSKSKSSSVSRSRSRSRSRSRSRSPPPVSKRESKSRSRSKSPPKSPEEEGAVSS from the exons ATGAGTTACGGGCGTCCTCCCCCAGACGTGGAGGGGATGacctctctgaaggtggataaccTGACATACCGCACCTCGCCCGACACTCTGCGGCGAGTCTTTGAGAAGTACGGCCGGGTGGGCGATGTCTACATCCCCCGCGATCGCTACACCAAGGAGTCCCGTGGCTTCGCCTTCGTGCGTTTCCACGACAAGCGCGACGCCGAAGACGCTATGGACGCCATGGACGGCGCCGTGCTTGACGGCCGGGAGCTGCGGGTGCAAATGGCCCGCTATGGCCGCCCGCCGGACTCCCACCACAGCCGCCGAGGACCGCCGCCCCGCAGGTACGGGGGAGGCGGCTACGGACGCCGGAGCCGCAG CCCGAGGCGGCGTCGCCGCAGCCGCTCTCGAAGCAGGAGTCGTTCCAGATCCCGCAGCCGATCTCGTTACAGCCGGTCCAAGTCTCGCTCGCGTACTCGATCCAGATCTAGATCTACCTCCAAGTCCAGGTCGGCCCGTAGATCCAAGTCCAAGTCCTCGTCGGTCTCCAGATCGCGGTCGAGGTCCAGATCCAGGTCCAGATCCAGAAGTCCTCCACCGGTATCGAAGAGGGAATCAAAGTCTAGATCTCGATCCAAGAGCCCCCCCAAGTCTCCTGAAGAAGAAGGAGCTGTTTCCTCTTAG
- the SRSF2 gene encoding serine/arginine-rich splicing factor 2 isoform X2 — protein MSYGRPPPDVEGMTSLKVDNLTYRTSPDTLRRVFEKYGRVGDVYIPRDRYTKESRGFAFVRFHDKRDAEDAMDAMDGAVLDGRELRVQMARYGRPPDSHHSRRGPPPRSPRRRRRSRSRSRSRSRSRSRSRYSRSKSRSRTRSRSRSTSKSRSARRSKSKSSSVSRSRSRSRSRSRSRSPPPVSKRESKSRSRSKSPPKSPEEEGAVSS, from the exons ATGAGTTACGGGCGTCCTCCCCCAGACGTGGAGGGGATGacctctctgaaggtggataaccTGACATACCGCACCTCGCCCGACACTCTGCGGCGAGTCTTTGAGAAGTACGGCCGGGTGGGCGATGTCTACATCCCCCGCGATCGCTACACCAAGGAGTCCCGTGGCTTCGCCTTCGTGCGTTTCCACGACAAGCGCGACGCCGAAGACGCTATGGACGCCATGGACGGCGCCGTGCTTGACGGCCGGGAGCTGCGGGTGCAAATGGCCCGCTATGGCCGCCCGCCGGACTCCCACCACAGCCGCCGAGGACCGCCGCCCCGCAG CCCGAGGCGGCGTCGCCGCAGCCGCTCTCGAAGCAGGAGTCGTTCCAGATCCCGCAGCCGATCTCGTTACAGCCGGTCCAAGTCTCGCTCGCGTACTCGATCCAGATCTAGATCTACCTCCAAGTCCAGGTCGGCCCGTAGATCCAAGTCCAAGTCCTCGTCGGTCTCCAGATCGCGGTCGAGGTCCAGATCCAGGTCCAGATCCAGAAGTCCTCCACCGGTATCGAAGAGGGAATCAAAGTCTAGATCTCGATCCAAGAGCCCCCCCAAGTCTCCTGAAGAAGAAGGAGCTGTTTCCTCTTAG